Genomic DNA from Paenibacillus sp. MBLB1832:
TGCTGGAAGAGGAGCGCAAGCGCGGTGCGGGAATTCTAATGAGTACGCACGTGTTGGATACAGCGGAGCGGATTTGCAGCTCATTCGTTTTACTCTCGGGGGGCAGACTGGTGGCAAACGGAAACTTACAAGACATTCAAGAGCAATGTGGGATGCCAGACGCGACACTGTTCGACTGCTTCCATTCGTTATTATGAGAGGGGGCGGCGGTTTGAACAGCAGCTTTGGGGTGTTTGCGCGGCGTGTGCGTTCGGATTGGCATTTTCAGTACCGTGCGATGCGGATGGCAGTAGATTGGGTCATTGCGATTTATTTCGTCATTCCTCTGCTGATCATAGCGGGCTATCACTATTATGTATGGTTGTCGGCTCCTCCAGCGAGGTTAAGCGAAATTCCGATACAGTTTGTATCCGTTTTATTTTACGTTTTTACTTGGCTAGGTACGCTGCGGTTCTTCGTGGAAGAGGGAGATCAACTATTTCTGAGGCAAAATGAGATCTGGTTTCGATCACTGATGCGGCTCGGTTACCGTTATTCTGTCGTGCTGCAAGGCATCACGTCGTTGGCACTAGTACTTCTTTTCTTGCCGTTACTGTCAGCCGTATATGGTTACAGTGTTTCACAAATCGTATGTTTATGGGTCCTAACTTATGTGGTGAAGCTGAACATTGGGGTGATCCGCCAATTATTGGCGTTGCGATTACGTGGTATCTTGCTTTGGTTGGTGCGCATTGTCCTCTTCATCGGCCTGGCGTTGCTATTTCAAGCGGCTGTCATGGAGCTTGCGGATCAACCGTTATACGGCTGCTCGGCGATCGTGGTCGGCATCGTCACATTTGACTTATTAACCCGCGTGCGTTTACGGGAAAAAGGGGCCTTCTTCGCGGATATCGCTAGAGAACGCGATGCGCGGATGCGGCTTGTCTCGCTGATGCTCGTTCGGATCGTCGAGCGCAAAAGAAAGCCAACCCGCAAATACCCGCTGATTTTCAGCAGGTCGCAGCGATTGTTCAAAGGCGCCGGAGCCAGCCAAGGGCTTGCGGAGCTGCTAGCCAAATCCTATTTCCGCAGCGGTTTACAATGGCGATTATCGCTTCAATTCACGGTTGTCATCAGTGGCTTGATGTTTGTGCTGCCGGGTGCGGTAAAGATATTTATCTGGATCCTCGCAGCCGTTATTCTCGTCTTTTGGCGCAAATCGTTCTGCAAGGACGAGCTGACGACACCGTTCTTGACGCTGTTTCCAATCGAGGATACAAAGAAACATCAGGCGTTGCAGAAAGTCATGCCCGCATTGGTGCTGCCAGCATTTATCGTCATTAGCTTATGTGCGGGCATTTCCTTGTTCACGTGGTGGGGTCCGATTGTGATGGTCAGTATGGCAATTCCAGTTGCGTACGGGAGTTCGTCGGTGTTTACGAGCTGGTATTAAGAAGTTTTAAAATTTCGTAAATCCATCCATCTATCCGCGGGTTTCATTGGTACCATTGTGTATGATTGGCGGTTAGACGGAACGTGGATGCTCTAATTAGCCGAAAAGGTCTGCAATTGAGCGCTAGGCGGAACGTAAATGCTCTATCTGTCTACGTTTCGAGGAAAAGGGGCTATTTTCGGAAAAATAGCGCCCTGACGTTCCGTCTAATGCCCATATTGCGCAATTTGCAGCGAATAGCGCCCTGACGTTCCGCTCATTGCTCATTTGGTGCGCGTGCCTTCTCCTTTTCGCAGCAACACCCACTCCACCACCAGCAGATTCAGCAGCAAGCTAATCCACACATTGACGTTCAAAATCTCGACAACCATGTGCTCGATTCCGCCCTCAGGCAGGTGAAAGCTGTGCATCAACGCATACAAGAGTATGCAAACAGGGAAAATCAGGCGGGCCGAAGTGGCGGCCAACGTGACGGCATAACTGCGTATCATCCAGATGCGATGTGCAGGGAGCTGCCCTTTGATTGCATAACGGAACCCTTTCCAGGTCGTGATTAACCAGAGTAGGCTAAGTGC
This window encodes:
- a CDS encoding ABC transporter permease → MWDARRDTVRLLPFVIMRGGGGLNSSFGVFARRVRSDWHFQYRAMRMAVDWVIAIYFVIPLLIIAGYHYYVWLSAPPARLSEIPIQFVSVLFYVFTWLGTLRFFVEEGDQLFLRQNEIWFRSLMRLGYRYSVVLQGITSLALVLLFLPLLSAVYGYSVSQIVCLWVLTYVVKLNIGVIRQLLALRLRGILLWLVRIVLFIGLALLFQAAVMELADQPLYGCSAIVVGIVTFDLLTRVRLREKGAFFADIARERDARMRLVSLMLVRIVERKRKPTRKYPLIFSRSQRLFKGAGASQGLAELLAKSYFRSGLQWRLSLQFTVVISGLMFVLPGAVKIFIWILAAVILVFWRKSFCKDELTTPFLTLFPIEDTKKHQALQKVMPALVLPAFIVISLCAGISLFTWWGPIVMVSMAIPVAYGSSSVFTSWY
- a CDS encoding DUF2306 domain-containing protein, yielding MAFLALSLLWLITTWKGFRYAIKGQLPAHRIWMIRSYAVTLAATSARLIFPVCILLYALMHSFHLPEGGIEHMVVEILNVNVWISLLLNLLVVEWVLLRKGEGTRTK